The Paraburkholderia sabiae genome includes a region encoding these proteins:
- a CDS encoding Hcp family type VI secretion system effector — translation MAQDIFLKINGIDGESQDAAHKNEIEVQSWGWQIQQQSSMHAGSGGGAGKATVEDLAFEHLLDRASPNLMKYCLTGKHIDQAVLTVRKAGGNPLEYLKITMNDVIVTQVHPSGSNADNGIRENVRLSFAKVKQEYVVQNAQGGSGGAVTAGYDIKLNKEA, via the coding sequence ATGGCACAGGATATTTTCCTCAAGATCAACGGCATCGACGGGGAATCGCAGGACGCGGCACACAAGAATGAAATCGAAGTGCAAAGCTGGGGATGGCAGATCCAGCAGCAGTCGAGCATGCATGCCGGTTCCGGTGGCGGCGCCGGCAAGGCGACGGTCGAAGATCTGGCCTTTGAACATCTGCTCGACCGTGCAAGCCCGAACCTGATGAAGTACTGCCTGACCGGGAAGCACATCGATCAGGCCGTGCTGACGGTGCGCAAGGCCGGCGGCAATCCGCTCGAGTATCTGAAGATCACGATGAACGACGTGATCGTCACGCAGGTTCATCCTTCCGGCAGCAATGCCGACAACGGCATTCGTGAAAACGTCCGTCTGTCGTTTGCCAAGGTCAAGCAGGAATATGTCGTCCAGAACGCCCAGGGCGGTAGCGGCGGCGCCGTGACCGCGGGCTACGACATCAAGCTCAACAAGGAAGCGTAA
- the tssJ gene encoding type VI secretion system lipoprotein TssJ translates to MRPFTHVVALVCVLGLSACASSDPKAVHEPVKLDLTVTASSSVNPDDQKRAAPIIVRIYELKNADAFNAADFFSLQDKDKTVIADDLVARDQFQLRPGENRAIRRNADQATTTLGVIAAYRDLPNSVWRATWTLPPAPPAGWYRFAPKLKLTINLDTSAIRITDAQQNK, encoded by the coding sequence ATGCGCCCGTTCACTCATGTCGTTGCACTTGTCTGCGTGCTCGGACTCTCCGCATGCGCGAGCAGCGACCCCAAGGCTGTCCATGAACCCGTCAAACTCGACCTGACGGTGACGGCTTCATCCAGCGTCAACCCCGATGATCAGAAGCGCGCGGCACCCATCATCGTGCGCATCTATGAGCTGAAGAACGCCGACGCGTTCAATGCTGCCGATTTCTTCTCGCTGCAGGACAAGGACAAGACCGTGATCGCGGATGACCTTGTCGCGCGCGACCAGTTCCAGCTTCGTCCCGGCGAAAACAGGGCTATCAGGCGCAACGCCGATCAGGCCACCACGACACTGGGCGTAATCGCGGCCTATCGCGACCTGCCGAATTCCGTATGGCGGGCAACCTGGACGCTGCCGCCCGCACCGCCGGCCGGTTGGTACCGTTTCGCGCCCAAACTGAAACTGACGATCAACCTCGACACCAGTGCGATCCGCATCACCGACGCACAACAGAACAAGTAA